A DNA window from Corynebacterium ciconiae DSM 44920 contains the following coding sequences:
- a CDS encoding SAV_6107 family HEPN domain-containing protein, giving the protein MATPIVSSTVSPLRPRPPHKVRLFQSGVDNYEAAQQALQDGKLLDALEYGYRAALRLAGARVADSPVGKRRRLPRSAWDQLRLVDKRGAEYADLFEGFSRVRQRALNGLDRHISPARVGTLMRLVESFLDEVDEQLHPTSTAA; this is encoded by the coding sequence ATGGCCACCCCGATCGTATCTTCCACCGTTTCTCCTCTTCGTCCCCGCCCTCCGCACAAGGTTCGCCTTTTTCAGAGCGGGGTGGATAATTATGAAGCCGCTCAGCAGGCGCTGCAGGATGGCAAGCTGCTCGACGCACTCGAGTACGGCTACCGGGCGGCATTGCGCCTGGCGGGCGCGAGGGTAGCCGATAGTCCTGTGGGGAAGAGGCGGCGTCTGCCACGCTCGGCGTGGGATCAATTACGGCTAGTGGACAAGAGGGGAGCGGAGTATGCGGACCTCTTTGAAGGCTTCTCCCGGGTGCGACAGCGTGCACTTAATGGTCTTGATCGGCACATTTCTCCAGCCCGTGTTGGTACCCTGATGCGGCTGGTAGAGTCCTTTCTAGACGAAGTCGATGAGCAGCTACATCCCACCTCTACGGCAGCCTAG
- the mraZ gene encoding division/cell wall cluster transcriptional repressor MraZ: MFLGTYTPKLDDKGRLTLPAKFREELAGGLMVTKGQDHSLAVYPREEFAARARKAAAVSRTNPKARAFIRNLAASADEQRPDGHGRITLSAAHREYAALKKECVVIGSVDFLEIWDAEAWAAYQAETEDSFAEAEDDVLDGFI, encoded by the coding sequence ATGTTTCTTGGCACCTACACCCCGAAGCTCGATGACAAGGGGCGCTTGACGCTGCCGGCAAAGTTCCGCGAGGAGCTAGCGGGCGGCCTCATGGTCACGAAAGGCCAGGACCACAGCTTGGCGGTGTATCCCCGAGAGGAGTTCGCTGCCCGAGCACGGAAGGCGGCGGCGGTGTCTCGCACCAATCCCAAGGCGAGGGCGTTTATTCGCAACCTCGCTGCGAGTGCGGACGAGCAACGCCCCGATGGCCACGGCAGGATCACCCTGTCTGCAGCGCATCGCGAGTACGCGGCCTTGAAAAAGGAGTGCGTGGTGATCGGCTCGGTCGACTTCCTAGAGATCTGGGACGCCGAGGCGTGGGCTGCGTACCAAGCCGAAACGGAGGATTCTTTCGCTGAGGCGGAGGATGACGTCTTGGACGGCTTCATTTAG
- a CDS encoding DUF3040 domain-containing protein, with protein MSLSEQEQKLLREIEQSLLADDPKFGSSIEEESGFGGGSGALSLRGIAVGVIGLLVLVGGIALSQTNLWFIALSVVGFLIMFGAGLWMLRGGDDPTAAPAGPKLRTVGSSRPSAAPSRDSSSMEDRFRRRFGDR; from the coding sequence GTGTCGCTTTCAGAGCAGGAGCAAAAGCTTCTCCGTGAGATTGAGCAGTCACTACTTGCAGATGATCCCAAGTTTGGCTCCTCGATTGAGGAGGAGTCCGGTTTCGGTGGTGGTTCGGGGGCTCTGAGCCTACGCGGAATCGCCGTTGGTGTGATCGGCCTTCTTGTCCTAGTTGGTGGTATTGCCCTGAGTCAGACCAACCTGTGGTTCATTGCACTCAGTGTCGTGGGCTTTCTCATTATGTTCGGTGCCGGGCTGTGGATGCTGCGCGGCGGCGATGATCCTACCGCTGCTCCCGCAGGGCCCAAGCTGCGCACCGTCGGCAGCTCCCGCCCCTCGGCGGCCCCAAGTCGGGATAGCAGCTCGATGGAAGATCGATTCCGACGTCGTTTCGGTGATCGCTAA